From uncultured Draconibacterium sp.:
TTACTGTATTTCTCTATCTGCTGTTTTTACTTCTTGAAGAACCCCTGTTTCCCAAAAAGCTTAAAGCAATGTACCCAGAAGAGAAACGCCATGAACAAGTAAAAAAACTGGTAGACAAAATCGATCATTCCATTGGTAATTACGTCGCATTAAAAACGTTAACCAGTCTTTTAACCGGTTTTCTCAGCTATTTTGCCTTACTTTTTATAGGTATTGATGCGCCACTGTTTTGGGCTTTTCTGATCTTTGTTCTAAACTTTATTCCTACAATAGGATCACTTATCGCAACTATTTTCCCAACGGTTTTTGCCATTTTACAATTTGGCGAGTTAACACCCGGGATTTTAGTATTATCGATCGTTGGAGCGATCCAACTGGTTGTTGGCAACCTTATCGAGCCAAGACTAATGGGAAATACTTTAAATATCAGCCCGCTTGTGGTGTTCCTGACTTTGGCAATCTGGGGAGTGATATGGGGAATTTCGGGGATGCTGCTAAGTGTACCAATCACAGTGATCATTATAATCATCATGTCGGAATTTCCCGGCACACGACCATTTGCAATTCTGCTTAGCCAAAGCGGCACTATTAAAAAATAAAATCTGTGTATAACAATATGAAACAACCACTTGTAGCTCCAAAAACCGGAGATTCTGACCCAGAATTGCAAAAATTGATAGCGTTTTACGAAGAAACTCTTGGATTCTGTCCCAACAGTGTAAAAACCATGCATCACCGGCCTCGAATTGCCTATGCCTTTATTGAAATGAACAAGGCTGTAATGGAGAACGAGGGCCGTGTTACCAGTGCATTAAAACGAATGATCGCCTATATTAGCAGCAATGCAGCAGGTTGTCGATATTGCCAGGCACATGCCATACGAGCTGCCGAACGTTACGGAGCCGAACAGGAAAAACTCGACAATATTTGGGACTATAAAACACACCCGGCTTTTTCGGAAGCTGAACGTACTGCACTCGATTTTGCTTTTGCTGCATCCATTATTCCTAATAGTGTTGATGACCAGATCGCGGAAAATTTAAGAAGACATTGGGACGAAGGCGAAATAGTGGAAATTACCGGAGTTGTTGCTTTGTTTGGCTACCTCAACCGATGGAACGATTCGATGGGAACCGAGATTGAGAGCGGAGCAAAAGAATCGGGTGAAAATCTATTAGGTCAAAAAGGCTGGAATTCAGGAAAACACGCCTACTAACAAAGCTCTTTAGACCTGTCATTCGTCAACAAATTTTTCTTATCATTTCTCCACCTTTGTACATCTAAATTTTAAGGAAATGAAAACACTGGAAGCTTTAAAACCGCAACCTCTTTTTAACTATTTCGAAGAGATTTGCCAGGTACCCCGGCCATCGAAAAAAGAGGAAAAAATCAGGCAGTATTTACTTGATTTTGCGCAGCAAAATAATCTTGAAGCAAACACCGATAAAATTGGAAACGTAGTAATAAAAAAGCCAGCAAGTAAAGGAATGGAGCAGGCCCCAACCGTAATTTTGCAAACGCACATGGACATGGTTTGCGAGAAAAATTCGGACAAGGAATTTGATTTTGACAATGATCCCATTGAACCGATTATTGTTGACGAATGGGTGAAAGCCAACGGAACAACATTGGGTGCAGATTGCGGTATTGGAATTGCAGCGCAACTGGCTGTACTTACCTCAAAAGAAATAAAACACGGCCCAATTGAATGTTTGATTACCGTTGACGAAGAAACGGGACTGACCGGAGCTTTTAACCTGCAACCCGGATTTTTAACGGGTTCGGTTTTACTTAATCTCGACTCGGAAGATGAAGGCGAGTTATTTATCGGTTGTGCCGGAGGAATTGACACGCTTGCAACTTTTGGATACCAACAAGAAAAAACTCCTGAAAACTCAATTGCATTAAAAGTTTCAGTGAGCGGACTTTTGGGAGGGCATTCGGGCGACGATATTCATAAAAACCGTGGAAATGCCAATAAGATCCTCAACCGTTTTTTGTGGAACTGGAACGAGGAATTTGAAATCCAACTTGCTGAATTTAATGGAGGGAATTTACGAAATGCCATTGCACGCGAAGCATATGGTATTATTACAATTCCCACCACGAAAAAAGATGAAGTGTTGGCTTCATTCAATAAAATGGCGGCTTCGATAAAAGATGAATTTCAGTTTGCCGAACCCAAACTGGAAATCACTTGTACAGAAACGGAACTACCTACATTTGTTATTGACGCAGATTCTCAAAATAGACTTTTTAATGCTGTTTATGCCTGTCCGCACGGCGTTTTGGAAATGAGCTCGCGCATGGAAGATATGGTAGAAACATCAACAAACCTGGCTTCGGTTAAATTTGCCAACGACAAAAAAATTGTGGTAACCACCAGTCAGCGCAGTGAAATCGAAGGTCGAAAATATTACGCTGCCGAAACTGTAAAATCGGTTTTCATTCTTGCCGGAGCAGCTATAAAACACAGCGACGGTTATCCGGGCTGGACACCAAATCCGGATTCTAAAATTGTAGAAACAACCGTTAAATCCTATAAAAAACTATTTGGGGATACACCCGTTGTTCGCTCTATTCATGCCGGATTGGAATGTGGATTATTCCTTGAAAAATACCCACACCTCGACATGGTTTCGTTTGGCCCAACCATAAAGGGAGCTCACTCGCCCGATGAAAGACTGGACATTTCAACCACGGAAAAGTTTTGGAAACATTTGGTTGATGTACTTGAAAATATAAAGTAATCTTTGCAAGAAACGCCAAATACTGCGTTACTCTCAGTTTGAAAACAGTCATTTACGAATGTAAACTCCTCAATTTTCAAACCTTCGAAAGCCTTGTCTTTGACGTTTCCTATCAAAGATCTTGCTGAAGTATTTTTCGCGCTACTAAAAAAATCGAAGAAAAAAATTGTTTCAGGATGACCACATACGTCATTCTGAACTTGTTTCAGAATCTTAATTCGTTTGAGTATAGACCCTGAAACGAGTTCAGGGTGACGTTACAAAAGAGATATTAAAATTGAAACAGCTTTTTTATTCTTTATTAAAATAAAATGATCGTAACTTGATGCTCGTTCCTGAACTTTCCGAATTATTCCGTTCAACAATACGGATTTGCAGCGTGTGTTTTCGGTTCTTTAAATCTTTATCCAGAGTATAACCTTTAAGTGTTGTCTCTGCATCTTTCGAGAAAGTATCCAATTCAAACCAGGGTTGCCCATCCAGGCTGTATTCAATAATTCCGGAATTGTTATCGGAGTATACCAAAATCCCAACTGCAGTTCCTTTAAAACGGAATTTAATGATCTCACCGGGATATTCTCCTTTCAGCACCTTTTCTTCCGAAACGGTTGTCATCTCCCAGCCTTTAATTGGCTTTGGCGGATCGGGCGAAATAAATACAGAATTAGGAAAATCCTTCTCGTCAACCAAAGTTGATACATCCTGGTCGATTTGTGCCCGCGCAGAAAAACATAGAACGAGCAATGAAAAGATTACTACTATTCGCATGATTCAGAATTTTTGAAAAGCTGAAGGTAACAATTTCAATCTTTCCATTCAATTTTTTCCTTCCAGTCGCGCCGTCCCGGCGAAGGGAAATCCATCATTACCTGGCCAACGTAGAAGAAACCCAAACTTTTTTGGTTGTTTTCCAGGCCAAGTAATTCATCAAACAACTCGATAAACGCCGGCGTAGCCCAAAAAGCGGCCAAGTCCATTTCGGTAGCGGTAAGCCACATATTCTGCACAGCCATTGATACTGCTGCAACTTCTTCCCACTCGGGCAAACGCCCGGCTGAATCAGGCTGCAAAATTACAGCAATCGCCACAGGTACACGTTCAATGGTAGATGCAAACTTCTCTATTTTCTCTGGTGCGACCGGATAGCCTTCCTTTTGTTTTTCCAGCAGCAAAGCTTTCGCATCAGCAGCCAGTTTCGCTTTGGCTTCTCCACGATAAACCTTAAACCGCCAAGGTTCTGTTTTTTTATGGTTGGGTGCCCAGTTGGCACTTCGTAACAACTCCTCTACCGAGCCGTTTGGTATGTCTTTTTTTGCAAATAAACGAGGAGGTGTTGCTCTTCGGTTTTTTATAATTTCGATAACTGACATATTGTTTCTCTAAAAAGATTAGTTTCTAGAAAAACACAGTATTACTCAAAAAGTTGAATTGATTTTGATAAACTTTTAAGTTGCGAAATACGAAATCAAAAATGCTAACAGTTGCTATTCCTCATCCTTCGTATAACCCAGAATCTTAAACATTTCTTCTGCCGATTGTTCGTTACGATACACATAATCAAAGAAATTACCTTTCTCGTCACGATCGATAATCACATGTTTTGGCGCCGGAATCAAACAGTGTTTAATCCCACCGTAACCACTAATGGCATCCTGG
This genomic window contains:
- a CDS encoding AI-2E family transporter, whose translation is METSKKIYIFLIVITIVVVCIYAQSIILPFILAILFWFLIRVIKKLLVRVKFVSRLPKWIITLFSTLVLIGFLVLAVTMISKNIKILSNTLPVYEANVNKIAQQINQQFDIDLMNMAGSFAKDLNFGSILSSLFSTLTGLFGNAFTVFLYLLFLLLEEPLFPKKLKAMYPEEKRHEQVKKLVDKIDHSIGNYVALKTLTSLLTGFLSYFALLFIGIDAPLFWAFLIFVLNFIPTIGSLIATIFPTVFAILQFGELTPGILVLSIVGAIQLVVGNLIEPRLMGNTLNISPLVVFLTLAIWGVIWGISGMLLSVPITVIIIIIMSEFPGTRPFAILLSQSGTIKK
- a CDS encoding carboxymuconolactone decarboxylase family protein, with the translated sequence MKQPLVAPKTGDSDPELQKLIAFYEETLGFCPNSVKTMHHRPRIAYAFIEMNKAVMENEGRVTSALKRMIAYISSNAAGCRYCQAHAIRAAERYGAEQEKLDNIWDYKTHPAFSEAERTALDFAFAASIIPNSVDDQIAENLRRHWDEGEIVEITGVVALFGYLNRWNDSMGTEIESGAKESGENLLGQKGWNSGKHAY
- a CDS encoding aminoacyl-histidine dipeptidase, whose translation is MKTLEALKPQPLFNYFEEICQVPRPSKKEEKIRQYLLDFAQQNNLEANTDKIGNVVIKKPASKGMEQAPTVILQTHMDMVCEKNSDKEFDFDNDPIEPIIVDEWVKANGTTLGADCGIGIAAQLAVLTSKEIKHGPIECLITVDEETGLTGAFNLQPGFLTGSVLLNLDSEDEGELFIGCAGGIDTLATFGYQQEKTPENSIALKVSVSGLLGGHSGDDIHKNRGNANKILNRFLWNWNEEFEIQLAEFNGGNLRNAIAREAYGIITIPTTKKDEVLASFNKMAASIKDEFQFAEPKLEITCTETELPTFVIDADSQNRLFNAVYACPHGVLEMSSRMEDMVETSTNLASVKFANDKKIVVTTSQRSEIEGRKYYAAETVKSVFILAGAAIKHSDGYPGWTPNPDSKIVETTVKSYKKLFGDTPVVRSIHAGLECGLFLEKYPHLDMVSFGPTIKGAHSPDERLDISTTEKFWKHLVDVLENIK
- a CDS encoding nitroreductase, with product MSVIEIIKNRRATPPRLFAKKDIPNGSVEELLRSANWAPNHKKTEPWRFKVYRGEAKAKLAADAKALLLEKQKEGYPVAPEKIEKFASTIERVPVAIAVILQPDSAGRLPEWEEVAAVSMAVQNMWLTATEMDLAAFWATPAFIELFDELLGLENNQKSLGFFYVGQVMMDFPSPGRRDWKEKIEWKD